A single genomic interval of Eurosta solidaginis isolate ZX-2024a chromosome 3, ASM4086904v1, whole genome shotgun sequence harbors:
- the atos gene encoding protein Atossa, whose product MIPTTVSSSPSTATISGTTGNNHHNPSNNGTLNSFSTGTPTSSSVFASATSPQSTQTSSIMLGLAALILEGRAIADDEFQPRKTRTTAVTNDANSFSGSGTGTGISSGSSNAGVDISSQSYNTNSSMLATTSYGILSGNGNGPVGGGRQSPTCRPSTSRAAASFCSSSGGGSDGVTRGHVINITTNPYAFNSSSASSAYNARADSRPLYIDPYTHSSSESASSSAESTHQRWTQKLCQLRQVSPAASLSTAYEQPVTVEAREPELVALAINESGASERGEFEIVRRTILNRANLSAMSGISMTGSSGGQAASGTGAGSASSSPSSVSGSDTFLLSLQSLATTCLRSGSPSLEPSGSASTTATPNSYRYAALSSTPPPQHSTYLYRANTPTPTLSAMHQQRFRDQHGSASSCGSGVQSPRPHWSTAAAENSQMLHAKEKYMRHVACTGISLGTGRLPIPGSAINATIGGTTDKTTNLGKTTKKASAPTAPAATPSSSSSSKYPQQGPHCDQFLKKMGLAKGEAAEAEDHVCDSSNLNLSCSRWRAYCNRIESIMARGEPVCIEVYLGPMNHKILLEQWIITQGVKVPPPTMTLPSLCSAIRSQLYFSQISAWCDLIKKSDQTIYDTGRIIFPAPTGAAGDLATPIGCVTVNTSGSSSSTGGVVVGNTNHNINITPSTSPNSYMLQQLNNSLLVNERPRLNIYYRIKSFDSTACFNSKPNVHNFPNVNISENCSISVCLKSLPRINGGIPKIGTLMLSNPGAAVSITTTTTITKMAASKTKRNESSKTATIAAVTTIPSSSSAMRASIQKLTAANGSTNNSDPNIFRNGNSHSFKSTETPRSSRTHRSGVAPTSLVSSFRSEAPSTSTATSSAAKSCVLIKNAAIGDSPLAKSSSTTSASSKSSTSSATNSSIHTNAPSFSNGKSDEGADDLTHSSTDSNDNGERHISHITTTSSTSTKHKCAFFIGEDELHAVDEADGDIEAYDDDDNRSDTANSTADSMTGTYAHVSHREKQLMKYRKRMLKRDKKHQHQHHQNKQLSPASDVSYELQSIQQERRTVNGCQPMEEGDEDDCVTVTTMLTSHSSAQQIEMISTGTQTPMSCCRQCGCEKTLICLRCTADGSSELRRRSQAIDNPTEHKGVEDMDDSTASSISSSEIIHTPRNKAELLLQAIQRTPKVAAAKHKNEQPRHPCGGAKGQNNNQLKAGCQTANGVDNVSTSSGCQVCKRQKTQHNFGNSNGTLEYKATGSEYLTDNGDTAEGEKSDDNFGDKTDEDEDADDDDGGRNYKKSTKSATDTNQDLTTPLTVLAPCADLMEAESFISSTKLTPQIDRCTLSSHKSNSPNFKHLTTGDRADGDQSANAFSRHGNHTPPTITTYMDSECGFDESQFRTPTNIASSCIKYEQTSLQQQQQNAQKALTHKQTPKPNLLPLRCNYHDEMSVASESMQSIGASGDGFGKLTTIVPTHNSPNSKLQKQQQLQIGTHNALPPRKGLPKVNLTPIFCNPMPTTIGGSSGADDNIKSSYSLPIPIHGATNCDNTFCFEPTMLNLSGNQLQLHHQLMHSSNGSSFCASPLITTTTDANNIPVQKSFSAPTLPNSPSLSPRFAKQAAIYKRRSRHLSDHSDRSSLGSDEQFSDEDLESAGMYSPATSPLKQCARVAAAFGRQPLLGNLEESLLQKRLMPKVEVLGFKVLLGASGGFCPTQLTIPAAAYFYELQGETLSTPYVCEIRLPRKGYSVPRAGTIQATLLNPMGTVVRMFVIPYDMRDMPPLHQTFIRQRILAEASSNEATIQNVQSNQNESFKTTSNHMPAFTNGFGAGGDDNLNMNNNNNDGNNNANAKNKYSLSPSGGLHGESNLGHFISAEHMKRLRYSIHLRFQTSRSGRLSLHTDIRLLISRRTEYDTAAAHAKGVLEAPNDLVTDTVMPTNPKYSARQDQSSNSGGSSTSTNIIVATAMSANSLTNSMLPTSIITQTTTTHNNNGSSSNKI is encoded by the exons ATGATACCAACCACAGTAAGCAGTTCCCCATCCACCGCTACCATCAGCGGTACCACCGGCAATAACCACCACAACCCAAGTAATAATGGCACGCTAAACTCATTTTCGACAGGGACGCCAACATCTAGTTCCGTATTTGCCTCCGCAACATCACCACAATCCACACAAACGTCCTCTATCATGTTGGGACTAGCCGCTTTAATATTGGAAGGTCGAGCCATAGCTGACGATGAATTTCAACCTCGTAAGACGCGTACCACTGCCGTTACCAATGATGCCAATAGCTTTAGTGGGAGTGGGACTGGCACAGGCATAAGTAGTGGTAGTAGTAATGCTGGTGTCGACATCAGTTCGCAAAGTTACAACACCAACAGCAGTATGCTTGCGACTACCTCATATGGCATACTTAGTGGAAACGGCAATGGTCCAGTTGGTGGTGGACGGCAATCACCTACATGTCGACCCTCAACATCTCGTGCAGCAGCTAGCTTTTGTAGCAGCAGTGGTGGGGGTAGCGATGGTGTTACACGTGGACATGTAATAAATATAACAACAAATCCGTATGCCTTTAACAGCAGTAGCGCTAGTAGTGCTTATAACGCACGTGCTGATTCCCGGCCCCTTTACATTGATCCATATACGCATAGCAGCTCCGAATCGGCTTCTTCATCGGCTGAAAGCACACATCAACGTTGGACACAGAAATTATGTCAATTACGTCAAGTTTCACCAGCTGCCAGTCTTAGCACAGCATACGAGCAACCAGTAACAGTAGAGGCACGTGAACCCGAACTAGTCGCACTTGCAATCAATGAATCTGGTGCGAGCGAACGCGGTGAATTCGAGATTGTGCGACGTACTATACTCAATCGCGCCAATTTAAGTGCAATGAGCGGTATTTCGATGACAGGATCTAGTGGTGGCCAAGCTGCAAGCGGTACTGGTGCGGGTAGTGCAAGCTCATCACCCAGCTCCGTTTCAGGTTCGGATACCTTTTTACTTTCGCTGCAATCTCTGGCGACAACTTGTTTGCGTAGCGGTAGCCCATCGCTCGAACCGAGCGGGAGTGCGAGTACCACCGCTACTCCAAATAGCTATCGTTATGCAGCACTCTCCTCCACACCACCACCACAACATTCAACGTACCTATACCGTGCCAATACACCGACACCCACATTGTCAGCAATGCATCAACAACGCTTTCGTGATCAACATGGTTCGGCGAGTAGTTGTGGTAGTGGGGTGCAATCACCAAGACCACATTGGTCCACCGCAGCAGCAGAAAATAGCCAGATGTTGCATGCAAAGGAAAAGTATATGCGTCATGTGGCGTGTACTGGCATAAGTTTGGGCACAGGACGTCTACCAATACCAGGTTCAGCAATCAATGCAACAATAGGAGGGACGACAGACAAGACTACAAACTTAGGCAAAACAACGAAAAAGGCGTCAGCGCCGACTGCCCCTGCTGCCACACCATCTTCGTCGTCGTCCTCGAAGTACCCACAACAGGGGCCGCACTGTGATCAGTTCCTCAAGAAGATGGGTCTTGCGAAAGGTGAGGCCGCTGAAGCTGAGGATCATGTCTGTGATAGTTCGAACTTAAATTTAAGT TGCTCACGCTGGCGAGCGTACTGCAATAGGATAGAATCGATAATGGCTCGTGGTGAACCGGTTTGTATAGAAGTTTACTTGGGACCAATGAATCATAAAATTCTACTCGAACAATGGATTATAACCCAAGGAGTCAA AGTTCCACCGCCCACCATGACGCTACCATCACTCTGCAGTGCAATACGCAGCCAattgtatttttcacaaattagtGCCTGGTGTGATCTGATCAAAAAGTCGGATCAAACAATCTACGATACTGGACGTATTATATTTCCAGCACCCACTGGAGCTGCCGGTGATCTGGCTACTCCAATCGGTTGTGTCACTGTTAACACCAGCGGTAGTAGTAGCAGCACTGGTGGAGTTGTTGTCGGAAATACAAATCACAATATCAACATCACGCCAAGCACATCGCCAAATTCATATATGCTTCAACAGTTAAATAATTCGCTGTTGGTGAATGAACGGCCACGCCTTAATATATACTACCGCATTAAGTCATTCGATTCCACTGCCTGCTTTAATTCAAAACCAAATGTACATAATTTTCCGAATGTCAATATTTCGGAGAATTGTAGCATATCGGTTTGTCTCAAAAGTCTTCCACGTATCAACGGCGGCATACCAAAAATTGGTACGCTAATGTTGTCCAATCCAGGTGCAGCGGTAAGCATAACAACTacgacaacaataacaaaaatggcAGCAAGCAAAACAAAGAGAAATGAAAGTTCTAAAACAGCAACAATAGCAGCTGTAACAACTATACCCAGCTCATCATCTGCAATGAGAGCTTCTATACAAAAGCTGACAGCAGCGAACGGCAGTACTAATAATAGTGATCCCAACATATTTCGCAATGGCAATAGTCACAGTTTTAAGTCGACGGAAACGCCGCGCAGTAGTCGTACGCACAGATCTGGCGTTGCGCCAACGTCGCTTGTCTCATCTTTTCGGTCTGAAGCTCCTTCAACATCAACAGCAACCAGTAGTGCTGCCAAATCATGTGTGCTCATAAAAAATGCTGCTATAGGCGACTCGCCCCTTGCAAAATCTTCTTCTACTACGTCTGCATCTTCTAAATCATCAACTAGCAGCGCTACCAACTCAAGCATTCACACTAACGCGCCATCATTTTCAAATGGTAAAAGTGATGAAGGCGCTGATGATCTGACGCACAGCAGTACCGATAGCAATGACAATGGTGAGAGGCATATAAGTCACATCACTACCACCAGCTCTACGTCAACGAAACACAAATGTGCGTTTTTCATTGGCGAAGATGAGCTACATGCTGTTGATGAGGCTGATGGTGATATTGAAGCCTACGATGATGATGACAATCGTAGTGATACTGCTAATAGCACAGCAGATAGTATGACCGGCACATATGCACATGTGTCACATCGAGAAAAGCAATTAATGAAGTACCGCAAACGTATGCTAAAACGTGATAAGAAGCATCAGCATCAACACCACCAAAACAAACAATTATCGCCTGCCTCGGATGTGTCATACGAGCTACAGAGTATACAGCAGGAACGTCGTACAGTAAATGGCTGTCAACCGATGGAGGAGGGTGATGAGGATGATTGCGTGACGGTAACTACAATGCTCACATCGCACAGCAGTGCCCAACAAATCGAAATGATCTCAACAGGAACACAAACACCCATGAGTTGTTGCCGTCAGTGTGGCTGCGAAAAAACACTCATCTGCTTGCGATGCACAGCTGATGGTAGCAGCGAATTACGTCGTCGATCGCAAGCCATAGATAATCCCACCGAGCATAAAGGCGTTGAGGATATGGACGACTCGACGGCGTCTAGCATAAGTAGCAGTGAGATTATACATACGCCACGTAACAAAGCAGAATTATTATTGCAAGCCATACAACGTACACCAAAAGTGGCGGCAGCAAAGCACAAGAACGAGCAGCCACGTCATCCATGTGGTGGCGCGAAGGGACAAAATAATAACCAGTTGAAAGCTGGCTGTCAAACGGCAAATGGAGTTGACAATGTGTCCACAAGCTCGGGTTGTCAAGTTTGCAAACGACAGAAGACGCAACATAATTTTGGTAACAGCAATGGCACTTTAGAGTACAAAGCAACCGGTAGTGAGTATTTGACTGACAATGGCGATACGGCAGAGGGCGAAAAATCCGATGACAATTTTGGTGATAAAACTGATGAGGATGAGGATGCGGATGATGATGATGGTGGGCGAAATTACAAAAAGAGTACAAAAAGCGCTACAGATACAAATCAAGATCTCACTACACCACTCACGGTATTGGCGCCTTGCGCAGATTTAATGGAAGCG GAATCGTTTATATCATCCACCAAGCTAACACCACAAATTGACCGCTGCACGCTTTCCTCGCACAAAAGCAATTCGCCAAACTTTAAACATTTGACGACAGGCGATCGTGCTGATGGCGATCAGTCAGCTAATGCTTTTAGCCGCCATGGAAATCATACACCACCCACAATAACCACATACATGGATAGTGAATGTGGCTTCGATGAATCACAGTTCAGAACGCCCACGAACATCGCTTCGAGTTGCATTAAATATGAGCAAACATCATTGCAGCAACAGCAGCAAAACGCACAAAAAGCATTGACGCACAAGCAAACACCAAAACCAAATTTACTGCCATTACGTTGCAATTATCATGACGAAATGAGTGTTGCTAGCGAGAGCATGCAATCGATTGGCGCTTCTGGTGATGGCTTTGGCAAGTTGACAACTATAGTGCCGACACATAATTCGCCTAACAGTAAGCTACAGAAACAACAGCAGTTGCAAATAGGGACTCATAATGCCCTACCTCCACGCAAGGGTCTACCTAAAGTTAATCTAACTCCAATTTTTTGTAATCCTATGCCAACAACAATAGGCGGCAGCAGTGGCGCCGATGACAACATAAAAAGCAGCTACTCATTACCTATACCAATACATGGTGCTACAAATTGTGATAATACATTTTGTTTTGAGCCAACAATGCTGAATCTTAGCGGAAATCAATTGCAACTGCACCACCaacttatgcattccagtaacggTAGTAGTTTTTGTGCTTCACCACTCATCACCACCACCACCGATGCCAATAATATACCTGTACAAAAATCATTTTCTGCACCAACTTTACCTAATTCACCTTCGCTATCGCCACGTTTTGCCAAACAGGCTGCAATTTATAAACGTCGGTCACGTCATTTATCCGATCATTCAGATCGCTCATCACTTGGTTCAGATGAACAATTCTCTGATGAAGATTTAGAAAGTGCCGGCATGTATAGCCCAGCGACATCTCCATTGAAACAGTGTGCCCGTGTTGCAGCAGCTTTTGGACGTCAGCCATTGTTGGGTAACCTTGAAGAGTCACTGTTGCAAAAGCGTTTGATGCCTAAAGTCGAAGTGCTGGGTTTTAAAGTGCTTTTAGGTGCATCTGGCGGTTTTTGTCCAACTCAGCTTACCATACCTGCGGCAGCATATTTTTACGAATTGCAAGGTGAAACGCTGAGTACGCCATATGTG TGTGAAATACGTTTGCCCCGCAAAGGCTATTCCGTGCCACGTGCTGGCACTATACAAGCCACCCTACTAAATCCGATGGGCACTGTGGTGCGTATGTTTGTTATACCCTACGATATGCGCGATATGCCACCATTACATCAAACATTTATAAGACAACGAATATTGGCTGAGGCCAGTAGCAATGAAGCGACCATACAGAATGTACAGTCCAACCAAAACGAAAGTTTCAAAACTACTAGCAATCATATGCCAGCCTTCACAAATGGTTTTGGTGCCGGTGGAGATGATAATTTAAATATGAACAATAACAACAATGATGGTAACAATAACGCCAATGCCAAAAACAAATATAGTCTATCACCTAGTGGTGGCCTACATGGCGAAAGCAATTTGGGACACTTCATATCAGCAGAACATATGAAACGATTACGTTATTCCATTCATTTAAG ATTTCAAACCTCGCGCTCTGGTCGCCTATCATTACACACCGATATACGCCTACTGATCTCACGCCGCACCGAATATGATACGGCAGCGGCACATGCCAAGGGTGTTTTAGAAGCGCCCAATGATCTCGTCACAGATACAGTTATGCCAACAAATCCCAAATATAGTGCACGTCAAGACCAAAGTAGCAACAGTGGCGGTAGCAGCACAAGTACAAATATTATCGTAGCAACGGCCATGTCGGCAAATAGTTTAACTAATAGTATGCTGCCAACATCAATAATAActcaaacaacaacaactcacaACAATAACGGTAGCAGTAGCAATAAAATTTAG